In Sphingobacterium sp. lm-10, one DNA window encodes the following:
- a CDS encoding magnesium chelatase: MNYTEINTFGALKKANYTPKHIKEELRQNLMEKIRKGETVFEGVHGYEDTVIPELERAILSKHNINLLGLRGQAKTRLARLMINLLDEYIPVVAGSEINDDPFEPISRYAVDQLQQHGDDTPITWLHRSERFAEKLATPDVTVADLIGDVDPIKAANLKLNYADDRVIHFGMIPRANRCIFVINELPDLQARIQVALFNILQEGDIQIRGFKLRLPLDIQFIFTANPEDYTNRGSIVTPLKDRIGSQILTHYPTSVAIAKRITEQEAGLESAQKEQIYVPELARDLLEQISFEARESEFIDAKSGVSTRMGITAFQNLLSAAELRLLRSGDSATAIRLSDFMGIIPAITGKVELVYEGEQEGAATVAIQLIESAVKTLFTTLFPKVEKLERENQRYPYDDIVRWFSESDGIHLSDEANDADYREQLDQVKPLQQLLTQYQPDTKPEDIYFLSEFLLWGLTLNNKLSKYRSGKGSQFEDNFHGYLRDKI, encoded by the coding sequence ATGAATTATACAGAAATTAACACTTTTGGTGCATTAAAGAAAGCGAACTATACGCCTAAACATATCAAGGAGGAGTTACGCCAGAATTTAATGGAGAAAATAAGAAAAGGTGAAACAGTCTTTGAAGGCGTGCACGGCTACGAAGATACCGTGATTCCCGAATTAGAGCGAGCGATCCTCTCAAAACACAACATCAACCTACTTGGTTTGCGCGGGCAGGCAAAGACGCGTTTGGCACGTTTGATGATCAATCTATTGGACGAATATATCCCTGTGGTCGCCGGATCGGAGATCAATGATGATCCTTTTGAGCCGATCTCTCGCTACGCGGTAGATCAATTGCAGCAGCATGGAGACGATACCCCTATTACTTGGCTACATCGGAGTGAGCGATTTGCAGAGAAATTGGCTACGCCGGATGTCACCGTAGCAGATCTGATCGGCGACGTGGATCCTATCAAGGCGGCTAACCTGAAGTTGAATTATGCTGACGACCGCGTGATCCACTTTGGTATGATTCCTCGCGCGAATCGTTGCATATTTGTGATTAATGAGCTGCCCGATCTGCAAGCCAGAATTCAGGTCGCATTATTCAATATCTTACAAGAGGGCGATATCCAGATCCGCGGTTTTAAGCTGCGCTTGCCATTGGATATACAATTTATATTTACCGCCAATCCCGAAGATTATACGAATCGCGGCAGCATCGTTACACCGTTGAAAGACCGGATTGGCTCGCAAATCCTCACGCATTATCCGACCTCTGTAGCTATTGCCAAACGTATCACCGAGCAGGAAGCCGGATTGGAAAGTGCGCAGAAAGAACAGATTTATGTGCCGGAATTGGCACGTGATCTACTCGAACAGATCAGTTTTGAAGCGAGAGAAAGTGAATTTATTGATGCGAAAAGTGGGGTGAGTACTCGGATGGGAATTACGGCATTCCAAAACTTATTAAGTGCCGCCGAATTACGCTTGCTACGGAGTGGCGATAGCGCTACAGCAATTCGTCTTAGCGATTTTATGGGAATTATTCCTGCCATCACCGGAAAGGTAGAGCTCGTGTACGAAGGCGAGCAGGAAGGTGCCGCCACAGTAGCCATTCAATTGATAGAAAGTGCCGTAAAAACCTTGTTCACCACACTATTTCCGAAAGTGGAAAAACTAGAGCGCGAAAACCAACGGTATCCGTACGATGATATCGTACGTTGGTTCTCTGAATCGGATGGCATCCATTTATCTGATGAGGCCAATGACGCGGATTACCGGGAACAATTGGATCAGGTAAAGCCTTTGCAACAGCTGCTGACACAATATCAACCAGATACGAAGCCCGAAGATATCTATTTCCTGAGTGAATTCTTGCTGTGGGGACTCACGCTGAACAATAAGTTGAGCAAGTACCGTTCGGGCAAAGGCTCACAATTTGAGGATAATTTTCATGGATACCTTCGGGATAAGATTTAA